In one Alphaproteobacteria bacterium genomic region, the following are encoded:
- the dnaJ gene encoding molecular chaperone DnaJ — MAKEDYYDLLGVQKGASAAEIKKAYRKKAMQHHPDKNQGNKESETKFKKINEAYDILKDPQKKAAYDQFGHSAFQNGTGASAGAGGFGGFGGMGGGDFSGFGDIFGDIFSDMMGGGRGARQEQKSRGSDLRYDVDLTLEEAYEGLKKDIDIYSFVECDRCSGSGAEKDSKVETCSTCHGRGTVQMRQGFFSVQQPCPHCHGKGTIITNPCKKCHGDGRVKKHRSLSVSIPAGVGHGTKIRLSGEGEAGKNKGVSGDLYIFINMLKHNVFERDGLDLHCKVPIKFTKAILGGGVDIPLINGKTVELKVPEGTQSGQVFRLKGYGMPRMRSSVYGNLYVELSVETPVKLNKKQKDLIKEFEKISEKNSPLSSAFFKKNKK, encoded by the coding sequence ATGGCAAAAGAAGATTATTATGATTTATTAGGAGTTCAAAAAGGAGCTTCAGCTGCAGAGATAAAAAAAGCATATAGAAAAAAAGCAATGCAGCATCATCCTGATAAAAATCAGGGTAATAAAGAATCAGAGACTAAATTTAAGAAGATAAATGAAGCTTATGATATTCTAAAAGATCCTCAAAAGAAAGCAGCTTATGATCAGTTCGGTCATTCTGCATTCCAAAATGGAACTGGTGCATCTGCTGGAGCAGGTGGTTTTGGCGGTTTCGGCGGAATGGGCGGAGGAGATTTTTCAGGCTTTGGAGATATTTTCGGAGATATATTTAGTGATATGATGGGCGGAGGAAGAGGCGCTCGTCAAGAACAAAAGTCTCGAGGATCTGATTTAAGATATGATGTTGATCTTACACTTGAAGAAGCTTATGAAGGTTTGAAAAAAGATATAGATATTTATTCTTTTGTTGAGTGCGATAGATGTTCTGGAAGTGGAGCAGAAAAAGACTCAAAAGTAGAAACATGTAGCACTTGTCATGGTAGAGGAACTGTTCAAATGAGACAGGGTTTCTTTTCTGTTCAGCAACCATGTCCTCACTGTCATGGTAAGGGAACAATTATAACAAATCCATGTAAGAAGTGTCATGGTGATGGTAGGGTAAAAAAACATAGAAGTCTTTCTGTTTCAATTCCTGCAGGTGTTGGGCACGGAACAAAGATAAGACTTTCTGGAGAAGGTGAAGCTGGTAAGAATAAGGGTGTATCGGGCGATTTATATATTTTTATTAACATGCTAAAGCATAATGTGTTTGAAAGAGATGGATTAGATCTTCATTGTAAAGTTCCTATTAAATTTACAAAAGCTATTTTAGGAGGAGGTGTTGATATTCCTCTTATTAATGGAAAAACTGTTGAACTAAAAGTTCCTGAAGGTACTCAGAGTGGACAAGTGTTTAGACTTAAAGGATATGGTATGCCTCGTATGAGATCTTCAGTTTATGGTAACTTATATGTTGAGCTATCTGTAGAAACTCCGGTAAAATTGAATAAGAAACAAAAAGATTTAATAAAAGAGTTTGAAAAGATTTCTGAGAAAAACAGTCCTTTAAGTAGTGCTTTCTTTAAAAAAAATAAAAAGTAG
- a CDS encoding inositol monophosphatase, producing MAHSPLLNVMKTSVQKAGRAIARDFGEIENQKIASVSFLENAKLNAEKVLVAELEKSRENFGYVSSTDKKDGKAEERWLINIIGGEDNFARGIPHWSISLALEDATGVVAGVVYDVIRNELYYAQKGYGAFVNNRRLKVGDVKEFNDIIVLSSYNAKSCGAPKTRIAQGMALYNKCVKAIRNMGDVALDIVYLADGKGELTFSNTTQAYEVAAAGIIAKEAGLFVSTLKGEKDFIYEGSILVAPASLHMKSLKLLNV from the coding sequence ATGGCACATTCACCACTTTTAAATGTTATGAAAACATCTGTACAAAAAGCTGGAAGAGCAATCGCTAGAGATTTTGGAGAGATAGAAAATCAAAAAATAGCATCAGTTAGCTTTTTAGAGAACGCAAAGCTTAATGCTGAAAAAGTTTTAGTTGCTGAATTGGAAAAATCAAGAGAGAACTTTGGTTATGTATCATCTACAGATAAAAAAGATGGTAAAGCTGAAGAGAGATGGTTGATAAATATAATTGGTGGAGAAGATAATTTTGCAAGAGGAATTCCTCATTGGTCTATATCTTTAGCTCTTGAAGATGCAACAGGTGTTGTTGCTGGTGTTGTTTATGATGTTATTAGAAATGAGCTTTATTATGCTCAAAAAGGATACGGTGCTTTTGTAAATAACAGAAGACTTAAGGTTGGAGATGTAAAAGAATTTAATGATATTATAGTTCTTTCTTCTTATAATGCAAAAAGTTGTGGTGCTCCAAAAACAAGAATCGCTCAAGGGATGGCTCTTTATAACAAATGTGTTAAAGCTATAAGAAATATGGGTGATGTTGCTCTTGATATAGTGTACTTAGCTGATGGAAAAGGTGAGCTGACTTTTTCTAATACAACACAAGCTTATGAGGTTGCTGCAGCTGGTATAATCGCAAAAGAAGCTGGTTTATTTGTTAGTACTTTAAAAGGAGAAAAAGACTTTATCTATGAAGGTAGCATTTTAGTTGCTCCAGCTAGTTTGCATATGAAGTCTCTTAAATTACTTAATGTGTAA
- the efp gene encoding elongation factor P, giving the protein MAKQIASSLKAGNVIEHNGKLWVILKTHSVHPGKGNSVTQMEIRDLESGNKSNERFRTTENVERVRLDEKDYQYLYEDSGMYVLMDEETYEQINVEAEKIGEHNIAFLQDGMILKVSSYEGKVISVELPTKVVCEVVEADAVVKGQTASSSYKPAVLDNGVNVLVPPHITAGTKIVVKTEDASYVEKAK; this is encoded by the coding sequence ATGGCAAAACAAATAGCATCATCATTAAAAGCAGGTAATGTAATTGAGCATAATGGTAAACTTTGGGTAATTTTAAAAACTCATTCAGTTCATCCTGGTAAGGGTAATTCGGTTACTCAAATGGAGATTCGTGATTTAGAATCAGGAAATAAGTCTAATGAAAGATTCAGAACTACAGAAAATGTTGAAAGAGTAAGGCTTGATGAAAAAGATTATCAATACTTATATGAAGATTCAGGGATGTATGTTCTTATGGATGAAGAAACATATGAGCAAATAAATGTTGAGGCTGAAAAAATTGGAGAGCATAATATCGCATTCTTACAAGATGGTATGATTTTAAAAGTATCTTCTTATGAAGGTAAAGTTATTTCTGTAGAGCTTCCTACTAAAGTTGTTTGTGAAGTTGTAGAAGCAGATGCTGTAGTTAAAGGGCAAACTGCATCATCATCATATAAACCAGCTGTTCTTGATAACGGAGTTAATGTTTTAGTTCCTCCACACATCACTGCAGGAACAAAGATTGTGGTGAAGACTGAAGATGCTTCTTATGTTGAAAAAGCAAAATAA